TATTTTAATCTGCAAAGTAAGCCAATAAAATTACTAAAAAGGTTAGTGGAATAATTAATGTTGGACCGTCTTCCTCCAACATCACTATTAAATGAAGAAGGCCCGCTTTTGTTCATCAAGGATGAGTGTCTGTTGTGGTCAACTTAGCATTGCCCTTTTTCACTGATAAATTAGGCAACTTGCTTGTATTTTTGCATGGTTGATGAGATAACTGTTTGTGTAATCGTATTGTCTGccctatattttttaaaaacctTTTTAGCTGTTCATTTCCTTGATGCATTCCAGTTGTGCACTAAAATAAACGTGCCTCTATTTGATAACAATGCTTGTTACGTGATTTGATGCAGATGTTCTCAGGAGTTACTAGTAAAATGTCAAAAGCTTGAGGCAGCTGAACCTGGCCAATCCGCTCCGAAAGGTAATATTATTTTACCATACCCGGTTTTACTCAAGAAGGTTGTTAtatgtatttatttttgaatgttTTTCATCTTTTCAGATTCTAGTGCAAATGAGGGAAGTACGCTAGTTATGCCAAAGCCCAAAATTGAGGAGAAAACAGAGTTGAAGAGGTAAATTTTTGTAGAGATTTTATGGTACTTGAACACTATCAAATTTTTAGGGAGTTTGTGATGAGTATCCTGACTCCTGAGTGATATCTAACGCTGGCTTTTTTTCCCATCTGATTTTGTGAAGAACTTATCCTCCGAAACACTTATACATGGAGAACTGTGACATGCCATCCGAGCTGAAGTGTTCACTTTGCAGAACCTATTTTAAAGAGGCTGTCATGATACCGTGTTGTCAACACAGCTTCTGCGGAAAATGTAAGTTTTAGTATATTTATGAATCATTTAAGCTAATATTGTTGAGAGCTTTAATACTTTAGTAATATTTGCAAAGTTGCATACCTTGGGAGCTTTATTATTGAGTGTTAAATGCATATGCTCTGATATAACCTTTTATTGATATGGAATCCATAATTTTCTATGTTGGGTTTTAATGAACAATTTTGTAAATTATTCAAGTCAATTTTGAATTATATTTCACCACCTGACATATTTATTAGTAATGAAGTTTGGAACAATATGGAAACGTATATAACTGATGGTAGGATGTATATGCTACGAATCTCGGGACATCTGAATTTGCATGTGGACATGAAAAATGTAAATGACTGAACAGAGTGAACAGTGTTGTCAAAATATGCATTCTAGAGAGTTATAACGGGGCATTTACAAGCCTTTTGTTATATGCTTAATTTTCAACAATCTCCTCTCCTTGGACAGACTGACATATGCTGGAGAACTTGAACCTTGTTGtgtatatttattttttgcTAATTAAGTAGTTTCATTGGTACCAAAAGAGATTACAGCTTCAAAGAAAGGCGGTACTCTCAGCAACAAATAGAAACAAAACTTACAAAGAGAAGTAAAACACCATCTATTAAATATTATTCCCAAAAGTTTTGAAACCAATCCaaatctgctgctgaccatcttTCAGAAGTTTGATTGACTCTCCAACTGATgtctttcttgattttcttcACCACTGAGCTGGGTATATGGATAGCAGCATTCCACAAAGCATGATTTCTGGTTTGCCAAACATAGTAAAACATTTGCTGCAAGGACGGAAACAACCTTCTTCTGCATTTTCTATTTAAACTCTCTATCCCATTTCTTCCAAACAGTATGCACCTCATCTGCCGAATTAAATCTGACCCCAGTCCAATCACATATTACAACCTGACATCTTggtaaatttatatttttttttgcaaatgtGATTGATACTACAATTTAAAATCAGTGAAAACTACCTGACTGAATATTTCGCATTTAATCTTCACCTGATCCTCCAGCTACTTCTATCTGTGATTTCAAGTGCTAATTAGAGAGAACACCATACttgttattcaacaaaaggCTGTATAATAGAATGTTTAACCAATCTATAGACAGATGACCAGATTGGTAAGAATAGCAGAAGTTTGAACTAGGAAAACTAGAGAACATGACTTATTTGGAATATGCTTTGCATGAAGAGGTTCCCAGTGAAGGCGGGGTAACGGGGATAGAATGTATGCGGCCTTACCCTTTTGATAACAAATAGATTGTTTCCTTATTATCAGTGATCCTGAATGCTATGACTGTCCAATGCTGAATAGGTTGGTTCTAAATCTTCTAATATCGAATTGTTAAGTTCTGTAGTTTTTAGTCCATCATTTTTATCTTGTGACGTATCAACTATAGAAGTAGGTCCTTTTTTCAGCACTCCGATTATACAGACATACATCAACTTCTTCTCTGTCATTTTTTATCCTGTCGTATTGGCTTCTCTGAAAGTGGAAGGGGTTTATCATCTGTTTGGTATCCCCTCCTTTTGCAAACACAACCCACACCACAAataggaggggggggggggggggggggcgggAATGAAAATATGAATACATGTCACTGGTTTCTTCTCAAAATAGAATTACCGATGGAAAtaatatctatactaatatattaaaaaacgTTCATAATAACGTATATGTGCCACATGACACCCCTCTATGCATTAGTAACatgccacatcatccactcaatTGTAAACATTTTTATGATAAAGAAGGTCATTATAGAGTTTAAACTCGAGACCAACaagaaataaggtaaaaatcTTACCACCAATCCACCATATCTATCTTTTAGTTGTGCATTCATACTAAACTCAATATATCTGACTTGGGTAAGAAGatatttttttgtgtttcttaCATGAGTACTTAAATCCATTTCTATTTAGGCCTTTTCTTTTAGTTTGTTGGAACTAAAACATACTCTAATTAATACCTATTATGCGGGCAATCTGTAATTAGAATGGACATGGATGCACGTAATGTTGAATTATTTAAATAGGAGTATATGGTTTTATGAggtttaatttgtaattattatcaTTCCAAAATTGACTACTCTGTATATACCTTATTTATTTGCAACATTCTATATATCCCGTGTTTTTGTTTAAAATTCATTTGTTGTTCTAATCAATaaccatattttttatttgcaacATTCTATGTATCCCGTGCTTTTGCACGGGCACATTCTAGTAATAGTCAAATATACTATAAAAGAAGATATACTCAAAGTAACAACCTGGGGCATTGCCCCGGCCACAAACAGTTCAAGCCTAAATCAAAAGTTAGCACTTCTCTATAATGTCAATTTGCAGCGAGCTTGTATGAACTTTTTCCCATAAAGCCTAAAAACTTTGGTGGAGCTTGATTTAATCTACTTTCTTGGCCGAGAGGTCTTATAGCTTCTCTCTTAATAATTTATGTTAATCAGGTTACTTATCTGTTTTCGAATATTATTAACAGGTATTCGTGCATCGTTGTCTGAGAATACAAAATGTCCTATGTGTTCCTCCACCAAATGCAAAGCAGAGGATTTGCTGCCAAATGTTTCACTTAGGCAAGCAATTGAGAGTTTTCTTGAATCCCAACTCTTACTGAATGGCCCAGAAAATGAGCTCCATAGATATGCTCCAGGTATTCTATGCTATTACATAATTCAACAAattagtactccgtagtaaatAAGGTGTCAATATATTGGGGAGGATCTTGTTTACATTTACACAGTGTGAGCTTGTGTAATCATTTAACCATTACTTCGCAGATGGTGAATCTGGAATTCAAGTAAGAGACATTTCTTATGCTACAACTACTCCACAAAAGCGTTTGCAATTGAACCAATCTGTAACTCGGAAAAGTTCAAACCAGATAATGCCAAGCAAGTTACATGATTATGCTCATCCTGCTGCTAAGCGTACTCCTGATACAGTAGAAGATTTCAGCGAATTCGAAGGGGAAAATGAGCCGCAAAATATGGCTGAAGCTAATGAAGAAGGTAAGGTCTTAAACAAAATGATTTTATTGTTCGgagtaaattttattttattttcaatctATTTTGATGGTATTACTGTTAAAATTTCTCAATTTCAATAATCTTgtgtttataattttattttttctgtgTATGTTAACATGGCCCTGCCtgaactttttttatttttattgccaGTAGTTTCTTGGTCCAAGAAAAGGGTGGGATTGCATGTTACTGGAGGTATGATCTGTGTCTTCAACCTATTTTCAATTTAGAttgtaagattttttttttaattaaagctTGTGAACTAAATATTGTATGATGTTATACGTTCAGGCGGAGAAAGGAATTTTACAGCTGTTGGACGACCAAACAAGGTAAGTGCTGAATCTGCTGAATTTTTTTATGTTACTGCTGTTAAAAAATAATTGAAAGTTTTTAACACTTCTCGTTTAAAGGTCAAAGTGTCAAAACTTCacaaactttgaccataaattcaCACCAACATATAGGAAAaaatagtcatgtgagatcttggtagattcgtctcaatgtgtatttttgaAGTATCGAAATTTCATTAGAGTAGCTTTTATTAATATGATACTAAAAAAGTATTGATGGCGAAAGTAGTGATTGGAGATTGTGTTAAAGCAAATGTTGCAATTAGTGTTTTGTTAGAACATTGTGAAGCAAATACCCAACTGTCATGATGGGGGTGGAAACCTATCCTTCTTAGACTTGGCCAGTAGTATCAGACATAAGTACGTGACCAAGTGTCAGACATAACCATATTATGAAAATTTCTGATTGGTTTTGGTCCACGATGAAGTGTCCAAGTGTCATACCCATGTCCAAGTGTCAAGTATCCAAAGGTGAAATGAAGAGTCGCAGCAACATAGGTGAAAATGGTGTTCATGGGCTAGTTCTTGGTGCTAAAATTTTCCTCATTCTCATTAACAGTTTAACGATCTGCTTCCTGAGAGGATCATAACCTGACAATGTTGTACAGAGGTTAATGGGCTAACCTTTACCCACGAGGCCACAACCTGTTCAATACGGCTAGAGCTGATATTGCATTTGGTTATCTTTATTTTTTGCTATGTCCATCAAGTTGCAAGGGGTATTTGTAGGGAAAAGGCTGTTGATTGTTTTCACGGTGTTGACTGTTTTCACCATTCACCTTGAAAACATCTAAGAACCTGCTTGACTAACTCGATTGTAGAGttatttctctctccaaaaagGATCAAGTAATATGTAGACATAAGAATAGAGTATCACGTTTCTTTTACTCTAATTGCTTAAGGGTCCAAGAATATTTAGCACAGATTTAGGTGATTGATATAGAGAAATCCTCCATGCAAAGGTTGAATAATGTATGGATAAATTGGGTCAATCAGTCTGATTTCTCGAGAAGGAAAAAAATGCTTTGGTGGGGCAGTTGTTAATCAGGATGAATGAGGACGCTCCAGAGATCGCACGTATGGTCAAATCAATAGAGAGGGGAAATAAAATTTAGTGAATGATGCCTCTGTATACTTCATCCTGCAGATGTTTTATATGATATAGGTCCAACAAGTGTATTTATTGCTTGTCGCTCCCTCTACACCCACCACAATCTCTCTATAATTGGTCTATTGTTCAGTAGTAGTTAGCTACCCTTGGTTGCAAAGTTTCTATATCATATTCTTGTTAGAACATAGTGGAACTCTGTACGATTGACATACTGCTGTATTTCAGGGTCCTCGGACATGCTTTATGTGTGGGTCTCCAGATCATTTGGTTAGAGACTGCCCTGGTGCTGTTAACTGTAGCACAAGCAACTGGAATGgtagtttatttattttttctgttGATCATTTTAGTAGCTGGTTACATGCTTAATCGTGGCCTTGTGTGCGGTTGCTCATTCATCTTGTGATCCAGGTGTTGCCTCACTTCCTGGGGCAGTTTCAGGTTATCCACCAACATATTGGCCTGGGAGTCAACCTTATTCCAGGCCGTTTATAAATATGTACGGAGGCCCTGGGATGATGTTTTATAATACCAACACAGCTCCCATTTCACCGATGGGATTTCCTTCCTGTGCTCCATCTATGTATGGTGGCTATCCTGTTAGGTAATAACTATGACTTCTGCCTTCATATTTTCAAAGGTTATTGCCTACTAAGCGAGTAACATGAATTTATATGCTTATGCCTGCAAGCTGGGTTCGTATGTTCCTTTCATATGGAATAAAAGAGATAGTTCTATACCACTCCCTTGGCCCCTCTTGTACATGTTAAGAAGTTAGAGGTACAACTTATTATGAGGATTTAACAAAAAATGTACTAGTATATGGGAGCAAGGAAGATATAGAAGGGGGGAACAGGGTCAATTGTCCCACAAGATTTTTCTATGCTAGCTTTTGAAAAGTGTCCAGTACATCCTCTTGGTTGGAAGTATATGAGAACAATGTCTTGGGAACTCTATTGTCACCTGATTACTGAGCCCCTTGTGATATGAACTTGTCACTTGAATACTGAGCCGGTGAGCCCCTTGTGATATGAACTTGCACTTGGATACTTAGCCGCTTGTGATATGAACTTGTTATTGACATGCCCTTGTCGTAATGTGCTTTTTGAGATGCTGGAGAGTTTTAGGATTTTTTTCTATGAATTAATACAGCGTAGACTCCTTTTTGGCAGATtataaggaagaagaagatgatttTGATTAATAAGCTGGAAATATTACAGAAAATGTGAAGATATTCAAGCTTTCGAGAGGCTTGATTCTCTCTCAAGTAACACCCTAAAAGCTAAACACATCAATACTCAACATAATTTCCCCTTCTCTGATTTTCTCTATTCATAGAGTTCACTACCTACCTACctaccttcttcttcttcttcttcttcttcttcttcttcttcttcttcttcttcttcttcttcttcttcttcttcttcaagctaCTAACAACTTATTATAATGCTACTTCCTAAAGTGCCCCTCCTACTAACAGCAAATTTCATCTTGATTTGTTGCTTCCCTTGCCCCCACCCTTATCCTGTATTATCGTACGTTAGGTGACTGACATATGGATAATGGTGCAGTGGATATATGAACGTGGGAGGCATAACACCACCCGTTGGAAATTTTGCTCAGCAACCACAACCTGTAGATTATCTGGAGCTTCAGGGCTGTGCAAAACAGCAGAGTAATTATGATGTTGATATGGAAAGGTAAttctttgtattgtttgtaATCATACTTATGGTTATGTTTGCTGAGGAGACACTTTTTACTTGTTTTTTTCTTATGGGTTGACATCAGTCTGACTGAATTACTATGGGATGAAGGGTTAGTGGATGCAAACGTTATTCAGTATAtgtaggggtgtgcaaaaattcAGGATACCCTGAATCAGAACCAGAACATTCCAGAACCTGCAGTTACGGAATTTAGGTTCTGGTTTCAGGTAATAAAATTGAGGACCTGTAGCAACAGGTTTCGGTTCCGGTTCTCAATTTTTTGGACCAGGTACCCTGTAAACACTAATTCCAACCAGAACGAAATAAAAGTGGTACATAATTCCAAAACGTAAATCAATTCAAGCTCCTTtttggaaaatataaatataaaataacaATTTAAGCCCAGACTATCAAACAATCAAAACCCAAATTGTAAATaagatttttttaataaattggcAACATATTAGTTAAATCTATAATATGACAGGGTACCCTGACGTTTCCGGTTCTCATTTTTAGGAACTTGTTGCAACAGGTCCGGTTCCGATCTttaggaacctgttgcaaccgGTTCTGGTTCCTTGAAAATATTATCCCTGCTTGAATGGTTGTGAGTTCACAGAATGTCGATGTCATATTGATGTTAGCTAAAACGCTGTCCACCCCTCCACCCCCCAAATCACCTACAAGAACATGTAGGGGTGGTTCagtttttcttgttctttcagTTTCTCTCTAATTGTCTCATGATCAACTATTGGTCATTATTAGCCTTTTTCCTGTTCCATTAAAGCTGGTAGATATAGTACTGTATAATGTATCTTGTTGTGCTTCCTCCATGTAATTTCATGGATTTTGCTAAAGTGTTTCATATTCAATGCTTTTCCTTCAATTGTTCTTCTcaatttatatgtcttttctcAAAAGAAGGCATGTTTCCAACATCAATATTTATGTTATGTCATTTTCAAAAAACTTTGCAGAGGACGGATGTTTGATAGAGACCACAATGCGAATACCTACCCCGATTCTGTGGAAAGAGGTCCATTTAACTCTGGAGACAACTTTCCCAAGAGGTCAGAAGAGAAGCATAGAAATCGTGGCAATTCAGATGGTGATAATACATACCCTAATTGTAATAGACAGGGGAAAACTGCTCGCCATGTGGAGTGTGGAAGAGATCTTAGGATTTCTCAGTCAGATAGATCTTCTTCAGAAAAAGATGTGCTTAATAGCCAGATTCGGACTAGGGAAGACAGGCATGAGAAACTGCATAAAACCTCTAGAAGAAATGATGAGATAGGAGAGAAGCATGGCCGTAATTCTTCTCAGAAACATTATCAACCGAAAGAAGAAAGCAGTAAAAGGAAAAGGATGGAGTATGACGAAAGAAAATCTGACCGACATTCTCACAGCCGCTCCAGGTCTAGCTTGGAACCCAGTTATTCTGgtgatgtttcaaggcaacgGCGAGAAGAGTCCTGTCATAGATCCCGGAACTCGAATAAAGTTGCAAAATCCAATGGTAAGGAGATGCATAAAGACCACCATGGGAAGATTAAATATTCAGATGATTATGGAGAGGATTGTCACAGTCATAAACGAAAAAGATTTCGTTAGGGCTGGCAACACATGTCTTTTGAGGTAATAGTGTATACAAAAGGATCACATATTTCAACCTTGATCATCTTTTGATTAGGTAAATGTATCAACATGGTTTATACCTTTGGTTGTTTTTCATATTTTACCTAGGTGTTAAATTAGTCGTGGACCACACAGATTTGAACATGCATCTTCCTGTTCAGTTCTAATTTTGGTTCTTTGTTGGCTTTGTTGAAACAGATCTAGTAGAGTGCTCGGCTTTGGATTACTCATCATGATTAACCTTTATATATTCTTCTAACCCGCTTCATTTTCTTAGCTTGAAGTTGGATGCAAACAAATGAGTTTTTATCAAGAGGAGCACTGCTTGCACAGTTTAGATAATGGATGATCTTTAGTGAAGTGTCATCTTTTACCATGCGATTCTCCAAGCTGGTTGAGGTATGCTGCTAAGACAGTATTGTATTCAGGGTTTCTCCTCCAAGGACACTCTTGTCCGTCCGAGTACTTTGCATTCAGGTATGTATTTGACAATTGGTTCGGTTCAGCTCCCTCATTTGCGAACTACCCAGCTCAAAGTCTTGTGGTAGGGGAAAAAGTGTgcaaataattctggaaacaaAAAGGATGCTATCAAGACTTTGCTTGCAGTGGTTGATGGTCTGCTTGCAACTGTCTCTATAAAAGGAAGAGTTGCTGTAAAGGATATACTTTTTTTTGGGAGATTTggaggaagaaaagaagcagGAGAAAGGTATTCATTAGTGGATGAAAGGAGGGTGTGAGGAGGAGGTTTTTCTAGCACAGGCTATAAGTTATAACCTGTGTCAAATTCCCTCTTTAGGGTTCTTCAGGGAACTAATTTATAATTTTCTTCAAGGTCTCAAGAGGGCTACTTAGCTCATTAGCCTTTGAAACATACAAGGTAGGAAGTACTTCTGTTAGGATTGATTCAAGATTATTTTGTATTGGGTATATGTTGAGTTGTATCTCCAAAATGTGATACAGGGTGAAGAAGCTGTAAGTGGTAGAATTTAGTGTAAGGGAAGTTAAAATCCTCTGCTAATGGAAGGAAAACCGTGAAAGAATATAGTTGGTGGGGAAGACTGAAGAGGGAGAGAAAGAGCAAATTAGGTAATAGCCAGGTTTGCAGAGGGGAGTGAGTATTAGGAGCAAGTCTCTTGAGCCATTCTTTATTTTTGGTTAGGTCCTGAAGGAGCGGAGATAAGGATCTTACATCGATTTCAGAGAGAACAGGTTGAAactttccttttatcttgttttacTTCAGCCAGTACATTGAGCTACAGCTGGGggtttctttgtttttctctATGCTCCTGAATGTCAATGTCTGGCTAGACAACCTACATGCTGGAACTTCTCTTGTTTCCGTTAACACCATATTCATTCTTGATTACTGCAGCTGCTATTAGTCTATCCACTCCACCAGCCTAATACTCGTGGAGCCTCCTATCCCTTTTTGATGTTTCAGAGTCTATAACCTCTTTCTCCTCTTCCTAACAACCCCCTACCCAACCTTACCTCGTCCTATTTTGATTTGTAAGCCTGCAGAAAATCAatgtgtcttaaattgatcATCTCTTATCTTCCCGTTTCTATAGAACCGTCCATAACAAACTGGATGCAGCTTTTGGTTTGTTCATTTCCCCCTCCTGTAATCCTGTTAAAGTGTTGGTTCACGCCTCTTTACTTGCCTGAAATATGGGTGCCTATCATCCTGCTTATCCAGGCAGTCTTGATGCATGAACGTTGTGCTTTTCTTTccctttcatttttcatttgagGTTTCATGAAAGCAGTAGAATGCAGTATCAGAGGCTAATATTAGTgagaaccccccccccccccccataccCTAAAAAAATATACACACACGCacagaaaaaaattataaaaacataTTCTCCATTTAAAAGGCAAGTTGGGTATGCACTTATGCATAGTCAGATCAGACTTGTCTCTGAGTTTTTGCGACTCCTAGCTGGTGGAAAAGGAGTTGTCAAGTTTGTGTTTGGTTTGAGCTTACTCTTTATTCAGGTTTGCTGGTAATTATAATTTTCTGATAATTTAGTCAATGTTGTGGTTTATTTTTTCCATGTCCGGTTATGAAAAATGGGTTATCTACTTTAGGGTGCAATTGAAAGCTGGGTTGGGTTATTTGGTTTGAGTATCTCGGCCTCGGTATTATAAATCTGTTTTTATCGAGTCTACATTAATGTCCTACGTATTAACTTCTGCTTGAGGAGAtatctccttcctttcccaaaGCTGGATAAGCTTCCCTCTCTAGGTTGAATCTTGCGTGAAAGCACACGATAATGGGAAATTGTTAACCAAAAAATTAGTGTCTCTCGGTAGTACTGAGAGTAcaacctttattttatttaggcTAAGATGAAGTGCCCTACTGGGCCGAATGTCTGCACGGGTCAACCCGGCCCGGGTTAGTGGGCTAAACACTTTGAGAGTGGGGGAAATGATAAGGGGAAATCCTCCTCCCTCAAAGCGCCCCTAGTTGGGATTGAATCTCAACCTTTTGGTTGGAAGGTCGAATTCTTTCCGCTAGATAAGGCATTGCTTTCTCCATGTTGCAAAGTATCACTTTCTCTTGTATTGAGTAAGTATTGACTATGAGTTTCTTTCTATATACGGGTATATACTCGTGTATATCAATGAAAAATTATGAAAGTGTAGGTGACTTTGTCTCGTCTTACGATTACCATTTTATAATTTTCATCAATATATTTCAAAACGGAGAGATCTCTGAAACTAATTTATCTCGAAATATAATCCGTATTAAACATTAATGTTGGAGAGTTAGGTTAATGAATGGCATTTTTTAGTGTTCTAAAATGTCTTAACCCTTGTTTAGAAATGTTTCAATTTGTGTCTCCGTATTAAACATATTTTCTGTCGTATTGATACCTTTGTAGTGTTCGTTGTGTGCGTTTGTTTTGACTAGGACatcaatataaaattataaatatgcTAGGCACTAGGCAAGTAGGCAGGGTTAAAGTACAACCCCTTTCCTAGTTAATATCTACATTTGGTAATTGATACGGGTATGCTGTAACAATGGTGTCCAATTACAGTAGTTTGCTTAGCTCTGTGCTTTTGCCGCTTGTTATTAGATGATGGATGTGTAATTGTGTTTATGCTTCCTAGCTCATCTGTAGCACTCCGTATTTAAGTTTCATTGCATGGTTGATTATATTCACAATATCCCTCTTCTTACCTGGTTTCCCCTTATGTTTCTGGAAAATAGTATGGTGCTAAAAATGGAGTATTTAgtaaatttatttgtttatttttataacaaaTCAAGTGCTCTATGAATAacaattttcaaatttcaaaactgaGTTTGACATTGGTGGAATTTTACCAGTTATATTTTGTGCAAGGAATTTTC
This sequence is a window from Spinacia oleracea cultivar Varoflay chromosome 1, BTI_SOV_V1, whole genome shotgun sequence. Protein-coding genes within it:
- the LOC110795102 gene encoding E3 ubiquitin ligase PARAQUAT TOLERANCE 3 isoform X2, whose translation is MASVRFKFRSSATFDSVDIGEQSSISIRDLKSKIVLKKHLNLCQDFDLVFSDSISGQEYKDENFRILSGSSVIIKRVPANSLRDSDISPGCLGVRDVKCDVGVDLCPPSHANLSGTGELILNNNGKKDYVIPRCSQELLVKCQKLEAAEPGQSAPKDSSANEGSTLVMPKPKIEEKTELKRTYPPKHLYMENCDMPSELKCSLCRTYFKEAVMIPCCQHSFCGKCIRASLSENTKCPMCSSTKCKAEDLLPNVSLRQAIESFLESQLLLNGPENELHRYAPDGESGIQVRDISYATTTPQKRLQLNQSVTRKSSNQIMPSKLHDYAHPAAKRTPDTVEDFSEFEGENEPQNMAEANEEVSWSKKRVGLHVTGGGERNFTAVGRPNKGPRTCFMCGSPDHLVRDCPGAVNCSTSNWNGVASLPGAVSGYPPTYWPGSQPYSRPFINMYGGPGMMFYNTNTAPISPMGFPSCAPSMYGGYPVSGYMNVGGITPPVGNFAQQPQPVDYLELQGCAKQQSNYDVDMERGRMFDRDHNANTYPDSVERGPFNSGDNFPKRSEEKHRNRGNSDGDNTYPNCNRQGKTARHVECGRDLRISQSDRSSSEKDVLNSQIRTREDRHEKLHKTSRRNDEIGEKHGRNSSQKHYQPKEESSKRKRMEYDERKSDRHSHSRSRSSLEPSYSGDVSRQRREESCHRSRNSNKVAKSNGKEMHKDHHGKIKYSDDYGEDCHSHKRKRFR
- the LOC110795102 gene encoding E3 ubiquitin ligase PARAQUAT TOLERANCE 3 isoform X1, with product MASVRFKFRSSATFDSVDIGEQSSISIRDLKSKIVLKKHLNLCQDFDLVFSDSISGQEYKDENFRILSGSSVIIKRVPANSLRDSDISPGCLGVRDVKCDVGVDLCPPSHANLSGTGELILNNNGKKDYVIPRCSQELLVKCQKLEAAEPGQSAPKDSSANEGSTLVMPKPKIEEKTELKRTYPPKHLYMENCDMPSELKCSLCRTYFKEAVMIPCCQHSFCGKCIRASLSENTKCPMCSSTKCKAEDLLPNVSLRQAIESFLESQLLLNGPENELHRYAPDGESGIQVRDISYATTTPQKRLQLNQSVTRKSSNQIMPSKLHDYAHPAAKRTPDTVEDFSEFEGENEPQNMAEANEEVVSWSKKRVGLHVTGGGERNFTAVGRPNKGPRTCFMCGSPDHLVRDCPGAVNCSTSNWNGVASLPGAVSGYPPTYWPGSQPYSRPFINMYGGPGMMFYNTNTAPISPMGFPSCAPSMYGGYPVSGYMNVGGITPPVGNFAQQPQPVDYLELQGCAKQQSNYDVDMERGRMFDRDHNANTYPDSVERGPFNSGDNFPKRSEEKHRNRGNSDGDNTYPNCNRQGKTARHVECGRDLRISQSDRSSSEKDVLNSQIRTREDRHEKLHKTSRRNDEIGEKHGRNSSQKHYQPKEESSKRKRMEYDERKSDRHSHSRSRSSLEPSYSGDVSRQRREESCHRSRNSNKVAKSNGKEMHKDHHGKIKYSDDYGEDCHSHKRKRFR